One Gammaproteobacteria bacterium genomic window carries:
- a CDS encoding ABC transporter substrate-binding protein: MAAQPARAEQRPDTLLRETVEQLLAELDSNRSTLAADKGQLYDLVNRLVRAQFAVDKITRLILGAHFKTADPDLRHRFTRAFMDLMIRTYATVMFEYTGQEEIEYLPLAFDESARTALVQTRVRDPGQAPVPVDYAFLRSADGRWQIYDVRLDGISLVLSYRRSYDQIIRTKGFEALVYALETQDADG; the protein is encoded by the coding sequence ATGGCAGCGCAGCCCGCTCGAGCAGAGCAACGACCTGACACGTTACTGCGTGAAACCGTAGAACAGTTGCTGGCTGAGTTGGACAGTAACCGGTCGACACTGGCAGCCGATAAGGGCCAGCTTTATGACCTGGTCAATCGTCTTGTCCGTGCGCAGTTTGCAGTCGACAAGATCACCCGACTCATCCTGGGCGCGCATTTCAAGACAGCCGATCCCGATCTGCGACATCGTTTTACCCGTGCTTTTATGGACCTGATGATCAGAACTTATGCCACAGTGATGTTCGAGTACACCGGCCAGGAAGAAATCGAATACCTGCCCCTGGCTTTCGATGAGTCAGCCCGGACTGCCTTGGTACAGACCCGGGTGCGGGATCCCGGGCAGGCGCCAGTGCCAGTCGATTATGCTTTCCTGCGCAGTGCGGACGGCCGGTGGCAGATTTACGATGTCAGGCTTGACGGTATCAGTCTGGTGCTGAGTTATCGCCGCAGCTACGACCAGATCATCAGGACCAAAGGGTTTGAGGCCCTCGTCTATGCGCTGGAGACACAGGACGCAGACGGCTGA
- a CDS encoding BolA/IbaG family iron-sulfur metabolism protein has product MMPTPEDIKDWIEQNLPGSQVDISGDGRHFEAVVVYAGFEGKNRIQQQQMVYAALGDKMDEEIHALSMRTLTPQ; this is encoded by the coding sequence ATTATGCCGACACCTGAAGACATCAAGGACTGGATCGAACAGAATCTGCCAGGGTCGCAGGTCGACATCTCGGGTGACGGTCGACATTTTGAGGCGGTCGTCGTTTACGCCGGCTTTGAAGGGAAAAACCGTATTCAACAGCAGCAGATGGTGTATGCAGCACTTGGAGATAAGATGGACGAAGAGATTCATGCGCTGTCGATGAGAACGTTGACACCACAGTAA
- the grxD gene encoding Grx4 family monothiol glutaredoxin, whose translation MDVQEQIKNIVEENSVMLFMKGSPDFPQCGFSGRLVQILQECGAQFASADVLSDDQIRQGIKDFSNWPTIPQLYINGEFVGGSDIVTEMYESGELKAKLETVTN comes from the coding sequence ATGGATGTGCAGGAACAAATCAAAAACATTGTTGAGGAAAACAGTGTCATGCTGTTTATGAAGGGAAGCCCCGACTTCCCACAGTGTGGTTTTTCCGGCAGGCTTGTGCAGATACTGCAGGAGTGCGGGGCGCAATTCGCCTCAGCCGACGTGCTTTCAGATGACCAAATTCGCCAGGGGATTAAGGATTTCTCGAACTGGCCGACCATCCCGCAACTCTATATCAACGGAGAATTTGTCGGCGGCAGTGATATCGTGACAGAAATGTATGAAAGTGGTGAACTCAAGGCCAAACTGGAGACGGTCACAAACTGA
- the murA gene encoding UDP-N-acetylglucosamine 1-carboxyvinyltransferase, whose product MDKLLISGGIPLEGEIRISGAKNAALPVLIASLLTDQNLVVSNVPHLRDITTTLELLGHLGVRIEVDDKLAIAVNAAELTSHRAPYELVRTMRASVLVLGPLLARFGEAEVSLPGGCAIGSRPVDLHIQGFEMMGAQVTVEGGYIRASVPAGRLQGCRIIFNTVTVTGTENLMMAAVLADGRTTLENAAREPEVVDLAECLVAMGARISGAGSGQIEIEGVARLSGAYHRVAPDRIEAGTYLAAAAATGGQIQLGGIETRLLDAVLAKLDAMGASIRIDQDTIALSMDGCRLQAVDLKTQPFPGFPTDLQAQFMLLNSIAEGAATVTESIFESRFMHVQELQRMGADIELRGNTARVRGVKNLSGAQVMATDLRASACLVLAGLAAQGQTVVDRIYHIDRGYDCIEEKLAQCGARIQRISSGQYPQAAMYTS is encoded by the coding sequence GTGGACAAACTTCTGATCAGTGGCGGTATTCCGCTTGAGGGTGAGATTCGAATCTCAGGCGCAAAGAATGCAGCGCTACCTGTTCTCATTGCGTCACTGCTGACTGATCAGAATTTGGTTGTTAGCAACGTGCCACATCTGCGGGACATTACGACCACACTGGAACTGCTCGGTCACCTTGGGGTACGTATTGAGGTTGACGATAAGCTGGCGATAGCCGTTAATGCGGCTGAATTGACCAGTCATCGGGCGCCTTATGAACTGGTCAGAACCATGCGTGCCTCCGTTTTGGTTTTGGGGCCGCTGCTAGCGCGCTTCGGCGAAGCCGAGGTGTCGCTCCCGGGTGGTTGTGCGATCGGCTCACGGCCAGTCGATCTGCATATCCAGGGATTCGAGATGATGGGGGCACAAGTTACGGTAGAAGGTGGCTACATCCGGGCCAGCGTACCGGCGGGTCGTTTACAGGGCTGCCGGATAATTTTTAACACGGTGACTGTGACGGGTACCGAAAACCTGATGATGGCAGCCGTACTGGCCGACGGCCGGACAACACTGGAAAACGCGGCCAGAGAGCCCGAAGTGGTAGACCTCGCTGAATGCTTGGTCGCGATGGGTGCAAGGATCAGTGGTGCCGGTAGCGGTCAGATCGAAATAGAGGGTGTGGCAAGGTTAAGTGGCGCCTACCATAGGGTTGCCCCTGACAGAATTGAAGCCGGCACTTATCTTGCAGCGGCGGCTGCAACCGGTGGCCAGATTCAGCTTGGCGGCATAGAAACAAGATTGCTTGATGCCGTACTGGCGAAACTCGATGCCATGGGCGCCTCGATCAGGATCGATCAGGACACCATCGCACTGTCTATGGATGGTTGTCGATTACAGGCAGTTGACCTGAAAACTCAACCATTTCCCGGGTTTCCAACAGATTTGCAGGCGCAGTTCATGCTCCTCAACAGTATCGCTGAGGGTGCGGCAACAGTAACGGAGTCGATATTTGAGAGTCGATTTATGCATGTCCAGGAATTGCAGCGGATGGGCGCCGACATAGAGTTGCGTGGCAATACAGCCCGGGTGCGTGGTGTGAAAAACTTAAGTGGTGCCCAAGTGATGGCGACGGATCTTAGAGCGTCTGCCTGTCTAGTCCTGGCCGGACTGGCCGCTCAAGGCCAGACGGTTGTGGATCGTATCTACCATATTGATCGTGGGTATGACTGTATCGAAGAAAAACTCGCCCAGTGTGGTGCACGTATCCAGCGGATCTCCAGTGGCCAGTATCCCCAAGCGGCTATGTACACATCGTAA
- the hisD gene encoding histidinol dehydrogenase — protein MPSLLRQLKTDSPDFSAQLDALLDRDQVFDTHVEKTVREIIGKVRQYGDQALLDLTAQYDGLRCKEPADLEIDPSECENALSRIDVGLRRSLEHAADRIRQFHTRQRETSWHYEQEDGTRLGQQIRPLERVGIYVPGGTASYPSSVLMNSVPARVAGVDEIVMTVPASGGQCSDAVLAASRVAGVDRVFQIGGAQAVAAMAYGTGTVPRVDKIVGPGNRFVAEAKRQVFGQVGIDMIAGPSEVVVICDDSADPDWVAIDLMAQAEHDKQAQSILICPDSRQIERVRLAVNRLLPQLDRHSVITASLQARGAVILVDSLYEAIAIANRIAPEHLQLMVDEPEELLARVRHAGAVFCGHYSAESLGDYCVGPNHVLPTAGTARFSSPLGVYDFQTRSSVIRCSAQGAADLSETAITIAASEGLTAHAQSAAFRNRPPAKD, from the coding sequence ATGCCCAGCCTGCTGCGACAGTTGAAGACTGATTCGCCGGATTTTTCTGCCCAACTCGACGCGTTACTAGACCGTGATCAGGTGTTCGATACCCATGTCGAGAAAACGGTTCGGGAGATAATTGGCAAGGTTCGGCAATACGGGGACCAGGCGTTGCTGGATCTGACGGCACAATACGATGGCCTACGATGCAAGGAACCAGCAGACCTTGAAATTGACCCCTCGGAATGTGAAAACGCGTTATCACGAATTGACGTCGGTTTGCGTCGGTCTCTGGAGCACGCCGCCGACAGAATCCGGCAGTTTCACACTCGCCAGCGTGAGACATCCTGGCACTACGAGCAAGAGGACGGCACACGTCTGGGGCAGCAGATCCGACCACTCGAGCGCGTTGGCATCTATGTGCCAGGCGGTACAGCGTCCTACCCATCGTCAGTACTGATGAACAGCGTACCGGCCCGGGTCGCGGGTGTTGACGAGATCGTGATGACCGTTCCGGCTTCTGGCGGTCAATGCAGCGATGCTGTGTTGGCAGCGTCTCGTGTCGCCGGGGTTGATCGTGTGTTTCAGATTGGCGGTGCACAGGCAGTGGCAGCTATGGCTTATGGCACTGGAACAGTACCGCGAGTTGACAAAATCGTAGGGCCAGGGAATCGCTTTGTTGCCGAAGCCAAAAGGCAGGTCTTTGGTCAAGTGGGTATAGATATGATAGCGGGACCTTCTGAAGTGGTCGTGATCTGCGATGACAGTGCCGATCCAGACTGGGTTGCAATCGACCTTATGGCTCAGGCAGAACACGATAAGCAGGCACAATCTATTTTGATCTGTCCCGACAGTAGACAGATTGAACGGGTGCGGTTGGCAGTCAATCGACTGTTGCCGCAACTCGATCGACATTCTGTTATTACAGCGTCCCTGCAGGCACGCGGTGCAGTTATTCTGGTCGATAGCCTTTATGAAGCTATTGCGATTGCCAACCGGATCGCACCCGAGCATCTTCAGCTCATGGTCGATGAACCTGAGGAACTGCTTGCACGGGTACGTCATGCTGGCGCTGTGTTCTGCGGTCACTACAGCGCCGAATCGCTGGGCGACTACTGTGTAGGCCCGAATCATGTCTTGCCAACAGCCGGTACAGCGCGCTTCAGTTCGCCTCTGGGCGTGTACGATTTTCAGACTCGGAGCAGTGTGATCCGGTGTTCCGCTCAGGGTGCAGCTGATCTGTCGGAAACCGCCATCACAATCGCGGCATCTGAAGGTCTGACTGCACATGCTCAGTCGGCAGCGTTTCGAAACCGACCGCCGGCAAAGGACTGA
- the hisC gene encoding histidinol-phosphate transaminase, with protein sequence MPGQGNRIARWVPSRILELSPYHADSADGLLKLDAMENPYTWPSEIKDQWLQIISTVPLNRYPDPQGTALRQDLKTWCGLDQAADLMLGNGSDELIQIIAMTLGGRGQVIMAPEPSFSMYSMIASVTGTRFLGVPRDTEFRIDLQACLDGIAEHQPCCVFLARPNNPTGSLCSNETVHAIIDAAPGLVVVDEAYHAFCGHTFLDRITDHDNLVVMRTFSKLGLAALRLGFLAGPKNWLDQFNKVRLPYNVNTLTQVSVRFALEHMEWFQRCAEQICNHREQLSIALLGLPDVQVYPSDGNFLLMRMPRGRGTEIFQCLRQSGILVKNLDGSHEALADCLRVSVSSTDDNQAFVAALRNSLETVDLRESS encoded by the coding sequence GTGCCCGGCCAAGGTAATCGGATAGCGCGCTGGGTGCCGTCGCGTATTCTTGAGTTGTCTCCTTATCACGCCGATTCAGCAGACGGCCTGCTGAAATTAGATGCGATGGAAAACCCCTATACCTGGCCGTCAGAGATCAAAGATCAGTGGCTGCAGATTATTTCCACGGTTCCACTTAACCGGTATCCGGACCCACAGGGCACAGCTTTGCGCCAGGATCTGAAGACTTGGTGCGGCCTGGATCAGGCGGCTGATCTGATGCTGGGGAACGGATCAGATGAGTTGATTCAGATCATCGCCATGACCCTCGGTGGTCGGGGTCAGGTGATCATGGCGCCAGAACCGAGTTTTTCGATGTATTCGATGATCGCCTCTGTCACCGGTACCCGGTTTCTAGGTGTGCCCCGGGATACTGAGTTTCGGATCGATCTTCAGGCCTGTCTAGACGGGATCGCTGAGCATCAGCCCTGTTGTGTGTTTCTGGCCCGACCGAATAACCCTACAGGCAGCTTGTGCAGTAATGAAACCGTTCACGCGATCATCGATGCTGCGCCTGGACTGGTCGTTGTGGATGAGGCCTACCACGCTTTCTGCGGTCATACCTTTCTTGATCGGATTACTGACCATGACAATCTGGTGGTCATGCGAACTTTTTCAAAGTTGGGTCTGGCTGCTCTTCGACTGGGCTTTTTGGCCGGTCCCAAGAACTGGCTTGATCAATTTAATAAAGTCAGACTGCCTTACAATGTGAATACACTGACTCAGGTCAGCGTGCGTTTTGCACTGGAGCATATGGAATGGTTTCAACGGTGCGCGGAGCAGATCTGCAATCACAGGGAACAGTTGTCAATCGCGCTTCTTGGTCTGCCGGACGTTCAAGTGTATCCCAGCGACGGCAATTTTCTGTTGATGCGTATGCCGCGTGGAAGAGGAACGGAAATATTCCAGTGCTTGCGTCAATCAGGCATACTGGTTAAGAATCTCGACGGCTCCCATGAAGCGCTGGCGGACTGTTTGCGGGTCAGTGTATCCAGTACGGACGACAATCAGGCATTTGTAGCTGCGCTCAGAAACAGTCTTGAAACAGTGGATTTACGTGAATCTTCGTAA
- the hisB gene encoding imidazoleglycerol-phosphate dehydratase HisB, which produces MSQRSAQITRNTRETQITLDIDLDGRGTAELDIGIGFFEHMLDQVARHGLIDLAINASGDLHIDAHHTVEDVGISLGQAVNKALGDRGGITRYGHAYVPLDEALSRVVVDFSGRPGLHYTVKWPRARVGDFDLDLIHEFFQGFCAHAAVTMHIDNLRGHNAHHIAETVFKAFGRAFRVAVSVDSRLAGAIPSTKGSL; this is translated from the coding sequence ATGTCACAACGCAGCGCTCAGATTACGCGTAACACCCGCGAAACCCAGATCACTTTGGATATTGATCTGGATGGTCGCGGTACAGCTGAGCTCGATATCGGCATAGGTTTTTTCGAACACATGCTGGACCAAGTGGCGCGACATGGGTTAATTGATCTCGCGATCAACGCGAGCGGTGATCTTCATATAGATGCACACCACACGGTCGAAGACGTTGGTATCTCATTGGGTCAGGCAGTTAATAAAGCACTTGGCGACCGCGGTGGAATCACGCGATACGGGCATGCTTATGTACCGCTGGACGAAGCTTTAAGTCGGGTGGTGGTGGATTTCTCTGGTCGGCCGGGTTTGCACTATACCGTGAAGTGGCCGCGAGCACGGGTAGGGGATTTCGACCTCGATCTGATCCACGAGTTTTTTCAGGGGTTTTGCGCTCATGCCGCTGTAACGATGCACATCGACAATCTGCGCGGTCACAATGCCCATCACATTGCCGAAACTGTTTTCAAGGCTTTCGGCCGTGCTTTTCGCGTTGCAGTCTCGGTTGATAGCCGACTGGCTGGTGCAATTCCTTCAACCAAGGGCTCGTTGTAG
- the hisH gene encoding imidazole glycerol phosphate synthase subunit HisH produces MSYIAVVDLGTGNLHSVGKALERVASGTRVEISCEPDVIGQASHVVLPGQGAVGTWLDALARQGLQETLSTVLQSRPVLGICLGLQALFDHSTEDGGRVGLGFLKGEVKHFTEGIGLDHDVQKVPHMGWNNVTQTTSHPLWAGINQHSRFYFVHSYYADAVQCVEVLGTTEYGVRFTSAAGRENVFAVQFHPEKSHTQGLALLHNFVHWNGCT; encoded by the coding sequence GTGTCTTACATTGCCGTTGTCGACCTCGGCACCGGCAACCTCCATTCTGTCGGCAAAGCGTTGGAGCGGGTTGCATCCGGTACTCGTGTGGAAATCAGTTGCGAGCCGGACGTCATCGGCCAGGCGAGTCATGTCGTATTGCCGGGCCAGGGTGCAGTAGGTACGTGGTTGGATGCGCTGGCCCGTCAGGGTCTGCAGGAGACGTTGTCCACAGTGCTCCAGTCAAGACCCGTACTTGGCATCTGTCTGGGACTGCAGGCGCTGTTTGACCACAGTACAGAAGATGGCGGAAGAGTCGGGCTTGGCTTTCTAAAAGGAGAGGTGAAACATTTTACAGAGGGCATCGGGTTGGATCATGACGTCCAAAAGGTGCCTCACATGGGCTGGAATAACGTTACCCAGACCACTTCTCATCCGCTGTGGGCTGGTATCAATCAGCACAGCCGGTTCTATTTTGTACACAGCTACTATGCCGATGCGGTGCAGTGTGTAGAGGTGCTGGGCACGACTGAATACGGTGTGCGGTTCACCTCTGCGGCGGGGCGGGAGAACGTCTTTGCGGTACAATTTCACCCAGAAAAGAGTCATACCCAGGGACTTGCTCTTTTGCACAACTTCGTGCACTGGAATGGTTGTACCTGA
- the hisA gene encoding 1-(5-phosphoribosyl)-5-[(5-phosphoribosylamino)methylideneamino]imidazole-4-carboxamide isomerase, whose product MLLIPAIDIKQGRCVRLRQGNMDEETVFDDDPVKAAERWVSQGAQRLHIVDLDGATEGRPANAKLIQRISDAYPDIRIQVGGGIRDEETVEAYLETGIRYVIIGTQAVNEPHFVSDLCTEFPGHIMVGLDARDGQIATDGWSKLSGHDVIDTAQHFEHDGVEAIIYTDIERDGMLSGVNVEATVRLAESVRIPVIASGGIRDTEDIRRLGECAESGIQAVITGRAIYEGTLDYREGQALAQSYAEVF is encoded by the coding sequence ATGTTGTTGATTCCAGCAATTGATATTAAGCAAGGCCGTTGTGTTCGCCTGCGGCAGGGCAACATGGACGAGGAAACGGTTTTCGACGACGATCCTGTGAAGGCGGCCGAGCGCTGGGTCAGTCAGGGTGCACAGCGGCTCCATATCGTTGATCTCGATGGGGCGACAGAAGGCCGTCCGGCCAATGCAAAACTCATTCAGCGTATCAGTGACGCGTATCCCGACATTCGAATTCAGGTGGGTGGGGGGATTCGAGATGAAGAAACAGTCGAGGCCTATTTGGAAACCGGCATTCGATATGTGATTATCGGCACGCAGGCAGTAAATGAGCCCCATTTTGTTAGCGACCTGTGTACGGAATTTCCGGGTCATATCATGGTGGGACTGGACGCCCGTGATGGCCAGATCGCAACCGATGGTTGGTCAAAACTCTCCGGTCATGATGTGATTGACACGGCACAGCACTTTGAACACGATGGTGTTGAGGCGATCATCTACACGGATATCGAACGCGATGGCATGCTCAGTGGTGTCAATGTGGAAGCGACGGTGCGACTCGCTGAGTCTGTGCGGATCCCGGTCATTGCTTCCGGGGGAATCCGGGATACCGAGGATATCCGGCGTTTGGGTGAGTGTGCGGAGTCCGGCATCCAAGCGGTGATCACGGGCCGTGCAATTTACGAAGGAACACTCGACTATCGGGAAGGTCAGGCCTTAGCACAGAGCTACGCTGAGGTATTCTGA
- the hisF gene encoding imidazole glycerol phosphate synthase subunit HisF, with amino-acid sequence MGLAKRIIPCLDVDQGRVVKGINFVDIRDAGDPVEIARRYDEQKADEITFLDITASSDHRHTMVDMVRSVAGEVFIPLTVGGGIREVADIHTMLQAGADKVSINTAAVKRPGVVKEASKYFGAQCIVVAIDAKRKDDRWQVFTHGGRSATGMDAIDWARQVADMGAGEILLTSMDRDGTRDGFDIELTCAVSRAVSIPVIASGGVGTLDHLVEGIVDGGADAVLAASIFHFGEYTIDQAKVYMAERGIEVNRE; translated from the coding sequence GTGGGTCTTGCGAAACGGATTATTCCCTGTCTTGATGTCGATCAGGGTCGGGTGGTGAAGGGCATCAACTTTGTCGATATTCGTGATGCGGGTGACCCGGTCGAAATTGCACGGCGCTACGATGAACAGAAAGCTGATGAAATTACGTTCCTGGATATCACCGCGAGTTCTGATCATCGACATACCATGGTTGACATGGTTCGATCAGTCGCGGGAGAGGTTTTTATACCGCTGACAGTAGGAGGTGGTATTCGGGAAGTTGCTGATATTCACACAATGCTGCAAGCCGGTGCTGACAAGGTGTCGATCAATACCGCCGCTGTCAAGCGGCCGGGCGTAGTTAAAGAGGCCAGTAAGTACTTTGGCGCACAGTGTATTGTGGTTGCTATTGATGCCAAGCGTAAAGATGATCGTTGGCAGGTGTTCACCCATGGCGGCCGCAGCGCAACGGGAATGGACGCTATCGATTGGGCACGGCAGGTCGCGGATATGGGTGCTGGTGAGATATTGCTGACCAGCATGGACCGTGACGGGACCCGTGACGGTTTTGATATCGAACTCACTTGTGCGGTATCACGCGCAGTGTCCATACCGGTGATCGCCTCTGGCGGTGTCGGTACACTGGACCACCTGGTCGAGGGCATTGTTGACGGCGGCGCCGATGCCGTACTGGCAGCCAGTATCTTTCACTTTGGCGAGTACACCATTGACCAGGCGAAGGTGTATATGGCTGAGCGGGGCATAGAGGTAAATCGAGAATAA
- the tatA gene encoding Sec-independent protein translocase subunit TatA gives MGVGGISIWQLLIVLVIVLLLFGTKKLRNMGGDLGGAIKGFRSSMKEVKGGDSDSDSEDSEAADQQAEASQDDLADAQATEDVKTEKV, from the coding sequence ATGGGTGTTGGAGGCATAAGTATTTGGCAGCTGCTGATCGTACTGGTCATTGTGCTGTTGTTGTTTGGTACCAAGAAGCTGCGCAACATGGGTGGTGACCTGGGTGGCGCAATCAAAGGGTTCCGCAGTTCAATGAAAGAGGTCAAGGGTGGGGACAGTGACAGCGACAGCGAGGATTCCGAGGCGGCGGATCAGCAGGCTGAAGCGTCCCAGGATGACCTTGCCGATGCGCAGGCGACTGAGGACGTGAAGACGGAAAAAGTCTGA
- the tatB gene encoding Sec-independent protein translocase protein TatB, whose amino-acid sequence MFDVGFSEVVIIAIIALVILGPERLPKVARTLGFWVGKARRMVADVKSDIDREMRESELADLRKLGNEISDVKNEFQSVAGEVADDSGVESVVESIKKSADDIQSSVTDVTATDDSAQSAENESPVDDTTDTSQIKDKKTPTP is encoded by the coding sequence ATGTTTGACGTCGGATTTTCCGAGGTCGTAATCATTGCGATTATCGCCCTCGTGATTTTGGGCCCCGAGCGGCTGCCCAAAGTCGCACGCACGCTCGGTTTCTGGGTCGGGAAAGCCCGCAGGATGGTTGCTGACGTCAAGTCCGACATTGATCGGGAGATGCGCGAGAGTGAACTGGCCGACCTTCGCAAGCTAGGCAACGAAATCAGTGACGTGAAAAATGAATTCCAGAGTGTTGCTGGAGAGGTTGCCGATGACAGCGGTGTGGAGTCGGTCGTCGAGTCCATCAAAAAGTCAGCCGATGATATTCAATCGTCAGTGACCGATGTCACAGCAACCGACGATTCGGCTCAGTCGGCAGAAAACGAGTCTCCCGTGGATGACACCACAGACACTTCCCAGATCAAAGACAAAAAGACCCCTACGCCCTGA
- a CDS encoding protein kinase, translating to MKSEPRIWSFNLHRGDCLAGKYQVVTLLGAGWEGEVYLVCERGTGIERTVKIFFPQRNPHDRALRFYARKLHKLRHCPVVIQYHTRDTFVYEGTKVSFLLSEFVEGELLQDFLKRQRGRRLSPFQGVHLLHALAIGIESIHNLGDYHGDLHTDNIIVLRYGLGFDLKLLDMFHWGAPNAENIQHDVYDLIRIFYDAIGGQRHYARQPQEVKDICRGLKRTLIAQKFRSAGKLRRHLETMEWM from the coding sequence ATGAAATCAGAGCCGAGAATCTGGAGTTTTAATCTCCATCGTGGTGACTGTCTGGCCGGAAAATACCAGGTGGTCACCTTGCTGGGTGCGGGATGGGAAGGTGAGGTCTACCTGGTTTGTGAGCGCGGTACCGGTATTGAGCGCACGGTAAAAATATTTTTTCCACAGCGAAACCCGCATGACCGTGCCTTGCGTTTTTATGCCAGGAAACTGCACAAATTGCGGCACTGTCCTGTGGTGATCCAGTATCACACCCGAGATACCTTTGTCTACGAGGGCACCAAAGTGTCTTTTTTGTTGTCAGAATTTGTCGAAGGCGAATTGCTGCAGGATTTTTTGAAACGGCAACGTGGTCGCAGGCTTTCTCCATTCCAAGGCGTGCACCTGTTACATGCCCTTGCAATCGGTATTGAGTCTATTCACAACCTAGGTGACTATCATGGCGATCTGCATACCGACAACATCATCGTGCTGAGATATGGTCTGGGATTCGACCTCAAACTGCTGGACATGTTCCACTGGGGGGCCCCCAATGCAGAGAACATTCAACATGACGTGTACGATCTCATTCGTATTTTCTACGATGCTATCGGTGGGCAGCGCCACTATGCGCGGCAACCGCAGGAGGTTAAAGACATCTGCAGAGGGCTTAAGCGCACACTGATTGCACAGAAATTTCGCAGTGCCGGGAAACTGCGCCGTCACCTGGAAACTATGGAATGGATGTGA
- a CDS encoding protein phosphatase 2C domain-containing protein: MPGNCAVTWKLWNGCEKEACLTSASLAGMPFVTCGTDLDDPLTIACQVGQAVVYSHRSTTGHKGNEDAVGVFDWGDGKLLLAVADGVGGLPGGAAAARRVIETLRNAPAGEHEDPVGYLLDNANDSIRQDQSIGATTLSAVLIQNKRFTSYHAGDSTTLVVGQRGRIKFQSVCHSPVGVAQARGELSERAALFHPQRHLVSNMVGNEAFWVERSACYELATFDTIVIASDGLWDNFFSDEIIEIVRQGPLAQVGRRLARSTRQRMFMAEDNVPSKPDDLSFVLYRRQT; the protein is encoded by the coding sequence GTGCCGGGAAACTGCGCCGTCACCTGGAAACTATGGAATGGATGTGAAAAGGAGGCCTGTCTGACGTCTGCTTCTCTTGCGGGTATGCCGTTCGTGACCTGTGGTACGGATCTTGATGATCCCCTGACTATCGCGTGCCAGGTTGGCCAGGCGGTGGTGTACTCTCATCGATCGACAACGGGACACAAAGGCAATGAGGACGCGGTCGGGGTGTTTGACTGGGGGGACGGGAAGCTGTTGCTGGCGGTCGCTGATGGGGTCGGTGGTCTGCCCGGCGGTGCCGCCGCGGCCAGGCGGGTTATAGAAACACTGCGCAACGCACCTGCTGGCGAGCACGAAGATCCCGTCGGTTACTTGTTAGATAATGCCAACGATTCAATACGTCAGGACCAGTCCATAGGTGCGACAACGCTCTCGGCTGTTCTGATCCAGAACAAACGGTTCACCAGTTACCACGCCGGAGATTCCACGACACTCGTGGTCGGTCAGCGCGGCCGGATCAAGTTTCAGAGCGTTTGTCATTCTCCGGTCGGGGTCGCTCAGGCCCGCGGGGAACTCAGCGAACGAGCCGCCTTGTTTCATCCTCAGCGACATTTAGTCAGCAACATGGTCGGTAATGAGGCGTTCTGGGTTGAACGCTCAGCTTGTTATGAATTGGCCACTTTCGACACGATTGTGATTGCAAGTGACGGGTTGTGGGATAATTTTTTCAGTGATGAAATCATTGAGATTGTTCGCCAAGGGCCGTTGGCACAGGTGGGGAGACGACTGGCCCGTTCAACGCGGCAGCGTATGTTCATGGCAGAGGATAATGTGCCGTCCAAACCCGATGATCTGAGTTTTGTGCTGTATCGCCGACAAACTTGA